CACCTGTAGTGAATTCTTTCAACGCTGCTAAAGGCCACAGGAAGCCACTGAGCATATAGGTCAGGGCCACAGGAACATCGATGATAATTTCTTTTTCTGTGGGACTGTCGCTCTTTTTAGCATATTGTAAATACGCCCGACCGACCCAACCAATCCACCCTGCAATATACAGGAACAGAATGCTCGGAATTACGAAGTCTCCCGCATGAGCTAGGCTTCCATCAGCGATTAAATGGGGTAAGCCGTCTTCTTTGCCACACAGTTCTTGTGAATAACGCTCAAAGCGTGCTTTCACTCGTGCAGGGTCAGCAGAAGAAGAAAGAGCAGTTTTGGCCCGTTGCTGAAACACCGAAGATTCAGAACAAGGAACAAGATTATAAGCTGAAGCTGCGGGAACAACGCTCATCCACAAGCCCAGGGCTAGAATAGCAGCCAACAATCGACGCATAGAAGTGTTTCCTTTTGTTACAAAACAATACGTTTTTTATCCTTTGAGTCGAGGGGGGTTGTAAAAAACATCCCCTTGACGTAGGGAGGACAAAGCGTTTGTTATCCCTCGTAGCGAGGTCAAAACCCACGCAGAAGAATGGGGACGATTAGGTTCAGTTGTTCACTGTACCCAAAAAGATCTGTAATGATTAAGCTACTCAATAGAAGCTCGAATCATTTCATAAAATTTATCAGTCAATGGCAACAGTTTTAGCAATTGAAACAAGTTGTGACGAAACCGGGGTCGCAATTGTAAAGAATCGTAAAGTTTTGAGTAATGTTGTGGCATCTCAAATTGCCATTCATCACCCTTATGGGGGAGTTGTACCCGAAGTCGCCTCTCGCCATCATTTAGAAATGGTGAATTCTGTTCTTGACCAAGCCTTAGACACCGCAGGGTTAGACTGGTCAGCTATTGATGGCGTTGCAGCAACCTGTGCCCCTGGACTGGTAGGGGCTTTATTAACCGGAATTACGGCTGCTAAAACTTTAGCCTTGGTACAGAATAAACCTTTTCTGGGCATTCATCACCTCGAAGGCCATATCTACGCCAGCTATTTAACCGAAACCACTCTCCAACCGCCCTTTTTATGTTTATTGGTATCGGGAGGCCATACCAGTTTAATTCATGTCAAAGACTGTGGCGTTTATCATACATTGGGACATACCGTTGATGATGCGGCCGGAGAAGCCTTTGATAAAGTTGCCCGGTTATTAAATTTAGGATATCCTGGCGGGCCTATTATTGATCAATTAGCCAGCCAAGGCAACCCCAAAGCCTTTACATTACCCGAAGGCAAAATTTCTCTACCCAATGGGGGTTATCATCCGTATCATTCGAGTTTTAGCGGATTAAAAACGGCGGTATTACGATTAGTTCAAACGTTACAAAAAGAAAACGATAACCCTTTACCTGTTGCTGATATTGCAGCAAGTTTTCAAGAGACTGTTGCTAAAAGTTTAACAAAACGAGTGATCGCTTGTGCGGTAGATTTTGGATTAGATACCATTGCGGTTGGGGGTGGTGTTGCAGCAAATAGTGGGTTAAGAAACTATCTGCAAGAGGCGGCTAAACTTCACAATTTGCGGGTTTTATTTCCCCCTTTAAAATATTGTACCGATAACGCCGCGATGATTGCTTGTGCGGCTTCAGACCATCTTAATCAAGGTCATCTTTCACCCTTAACATTAGGGGCACAGTCCCGAATGTCGTTAGAGGAGGTTATGCAGTTATATCAGCAATAAGTTTGTTTGACCTCTCCCCCAACCCCTCTCCTGCAAGGCGAGGGGAGACTAAATTTTATAGTTAATTAAATCTAAAATCAATTTAAAAATATTAATATACACAATCACGCACTATAGCGCTACGCATTACGGTGTTTGACATTTTTAAACCCTGAAACCCTTTCAATTCTTACTGTTCGGTGTTCCCTGTTCCCTGTTCCCTCTTCAAGTAGCGCTATATATTCAGATATTGACGTAGGTTCACCGGATGGGTTACCCATCTCTACGATTGTTAACTGTTACTTATAATCTTAAAAAATTTAAGTGTTGTCCATCAAGTTGTAGGAGCTTATTTAAGTTTCCTTGTAATTTTAATTGACTTTCTTCTAAATAAATAATCTCATCTGCTCTCCTATTAACACTAGGACGATGACTAATTAAAATTGTGGTTTTCCCTTGACGATACTGTAATAATTCATCTAATAAATTTTCTTCACTAATCGGATCTAATCCTGACGTTGATTCATCTAAAATTAAGATCGGGGGATCATTTACAATTGCTCTAGCTATTGCTAACCTTTGACGCTGACCGCCGGATAAATTAGCCCCAAATTCCCCTAAGATTGTAAAATATTTATCAGGAAGTTTATCAATAAAATTATCCGCTTGAGCAAATTGACACGCTTTGACAATTTCTTCAAAAGTAACATGGGGTGATCCAATTCTAAAATTTTCAATAATACTCCGACTCCAAAATTGAGCTTCTTGGGGAACTAAAATCACTTGTTTTCTAATACATTCTAAACTTAAATTTTGTAAATTATAAGCCCCGACTCTAATTGTTCCTCCCTGCAATTCATATAATCCCGCCAGCAGTTTTACCAAGGTACTTTTTCCACAACCGGATTCCCCAATAATTGCTGTAACTTTCCCCCCTTGAATATTGATATTAAAATCTTTAAATAAATCTAATCTTCCTGCATGATGATATAATATATTTTCACAGTAAATTATATCATTATTTTTAAATGTTACCCATTCTTTTTGAGCGTCATTTTCGGTTTCTGAAGGATAATCAATTACTGAAAAAATTCGTTGAATAATAATTCTTATTCTAACAAGTTCAGTCAGTAAACCCACTACTGTTTTAATAAAAACAGTAAAATTAACACTCATACTGTTAAAGGCTAAGAGTTGTCCGATGGTTAATTCTTTATTAATAACTAAGATACTCCCAAACCATAGTAAAACTATGCCCCCAATACTCGAAATAATCTCAGAGAAATTAAAATTTGTTACTCCAATTTGTCCGATTTTAAATTCTAAATTGGCTAATCTGCCAAAACGAGTTTGTAAATCTTCCCAGAATTGAGGTTCGGCTGTCGTTGTTTTCAAGGTAATTGCACCTTTGAAACTTTCGATTAAAACCCCATGAGTTTCTCCTTCTAATCCCATAATATCTTTAATTTTTTTTCTTAAAGACATCAAAAAAACTAAAGATGATGTCGCACTCAATAAAGTGATAAATATGATTAAAAAAGTCAATTTATAACTATAAAATAGCATTAAACTCAACGAAATAATAGCGGTAAAAGATTGAGTCAAAACTCTAACAAACGATTGAGAAATAAAGAAATTAATTTCTTGAATATCTTTTAAACGGCTCACCACTTCCCCACTGCGATGAGTTTCATAATATTGTAAAGGTAAATTTAATATTTTGCGACCAAATTCTTTAATTAATCCTAATTGTAACCGATTAGAAAATTGCATACTTAAGTTAGCTTGAATCACTTGTAATCCACTACTAACTAAGTTCATTATAATAATCGCTATGGCTAATCCTCTTAGGATTTGTTCTTCTCCTCTAATTAATACATCATCGGTTAAGATTTGAATCAGAAAGGGAGAGGTTAAGGCTAAAAGACCGAGAACACTATTAATTAATAAAACTTCAAATATAATAAATTTATAAGGCGCAATACGCTGAAAAAATCTCCCTATTCCCTCAATTTTATCGTCAGGTTGTTGAGCAAAACGTATCGGATCAGGTTGTAATAAAAGTGTAATAAATCCTGACCAACTTTCTGATAATTCTTGACGAGTCACATAACGCATCCCCACACCGGGATCTGCAATAATATATCTTTTACCTTTTTGTCCATATAAAACCACATAATGATACCCTTTCCAGTAAATAATGGCGGGTAAAGGTGCATTTTTCATCTGATCTAATATTTGCGGTTGTGCTCTGGTCGAACGCGCATCAAACCCTAAATTTTCTGCACCCCTTCTTAAACCTGTTAATGTTGTTCCTAATTGACCCGTACCTACGGCTTCTCTAATGCGATTAATACTAAAGTTTTTCTGATAATATTTAACAATTGTAGCTAAACAAGCGGCTCCGCAATCTTCTTCACTATGTTGTAAGACAATCGGATATTTTGGCATAAGTTAAAGATGACGAATAGTTTGAACATCTTGTTCTAAATCATTTTCAGTATACGGTAAATAAGCTTTTTCTTGCTTAAGAAATTCGTAGGTTTCCCAACGAGAAGCAAATTTGAGTATTCGTCTTATATTACTTCAGAAGCACCAATTTGACCTTGACGGTAATAATCGGCGGTGATTAGTTCCAAAATACGCCGAGAAATATTAACAGACTGTAATTTTTATGCTATTTCATCAGGGAGTTCAAGGGTGATTTTCATGGTTATTTTTGGGTTATAGTTTTATAATCTACTCTATTGATTAACTCATTTTAAAATTGTTTCAATCCATTTTTTAACGTGTTTTTTGCCAAGCATTATTTCCTACCATTGATTAACTAATTCTCGAAAAATTGTTTCGATTTCTGCTGGAGTTAAAGTTTGATTGGCAATCATTGGGAGTAAATTTAATAAAATAGCAGTTATATATTATAGCATAGCAGGATTACAAATATTGAATTTTGACATAAATAAAACATCTGTTAAACTTCCGAAACTATAATATCTCGGAAGTTATGACTTTCATGATCAACATTTAATCAATACTTACATTAACCAGGCATTTTTGGTCTACCTACTATTCCCCCCCGGACAAACAATTCTTCTTCAACCGTTATATCAGTGAATAAAGAATTATTGTGAATGTCTTGGCTGATTTTTGGGGTTTTCTTAGTGGTAGCGAAATTGTTAGTTGCTTTCATCTTTTTGTCCTCTGTGTTCATTAATTAACAGGGTTTAACTAAGTTCCATACCAATAAAAGTGGGTTTATATAATAGTTCTGGCGCACGGAAGCGTCCACCCTGGACAAACACTTCTTCCTGTGCTGTAATATCAGTAAATAAAGCATTGTTGCAAATATCTTTCCTGGTTTTGTCTGGATTATTTTTAGAATTGTTGTGATTAGTTCTCATGGTTTTATCCTCTTGGCAAATTAGCTGATGTTTATGGATGCAATTTATGAGTTTTGAGGAGAAGCAATTTAATCAAAATCATTTCCGGTGTACAATGCCTGGGCCTGATTCATCATATTGAGCGCCACCGCGTACAAAGACTTCTTCTTGTGCTGTAATATCAGTAAATAAAGCATTGCTGCGAATGTCTTTGCTGGTTTTGTCGGTTTTGTTGGTGGTAACGGAGTTTTTAATGGTTTTCATGGGTGCTTTCCTATTTATATGTGGGTTGAATTTTGCTGGTGTAATTTATTAATTGCTTTTTCCACAGGGGGATAATTGATAGCTGGCTCTTGGTGTCGTAGAATTTTAGTTAATTGGTTTGAGATTAGAGTCAGCTATGGTGATGTATTGTTATGAAGCACCTGCTATACGGGAAGTCCCACCGCGTACAAACACTTCTTCTTGGGCTGTAATATCAGTGAATAAAGCATTGTTGCGAATATCTTTGCTGGTTTTGTCGGTTTTGTTGGTGGTAACGGAATTTTTAATGGTTTTCATGGGTGCTTTTCTATTGAGGTAGAAGTGTACTGGTTTTTGTATAATCTCAACATAACCCTTTAAAAACCCCCTGTAAATTCGTAAATTTACTAGACTTTTTTTTAGGATTAATACTTTACAAAAGCTTTATATTAGGGCGAAATTGGTCAAAAAAAAGTCCGAAAGCCTTGATAATAATTGAATTCAGCCATATCCGTAATTATGCTGAGAAACCCCAACCCTGATTATCTTCCTGTCCATCAAGATGATGAATTTTTGCCCCCTGTCAGTGGTTGGACAATTTTTGGGGGTTTATTTTTAGTAGGAACAGTCGCGATCGCTTTAACAATATCCGCTTTTACCCCCTTACCTGTGACCGTCAAAGCGATCGCAATAGTGCGCCCCAATGGAGAGGTAAAATTAGTACAAGCACCCACTGAGGGGACTATTAC
The nucleotide sequence above comes from Planktothrix sp. FACHB-1365. Encoded proteins:
- a CDS encoding peptidase domain-containing ABC transporter yields the protein MPKYPIVLQHSEEDCGAACLATIVKYYQKNFSINRIREAVGTGQLGTTLTGLRRGAENLGFDARSTRAQPQILDQMKNAPLPAIIYWKGYHYVVLYGQKGKRYIIADPGVGMRYVTRQELSESWSGFITLLLQPDPIRFAQQPDDKIEGIGRFFQRIAPYKFIIFEVLLINSVLGLLALTSPFLIQILTDDVLIRGEEQILRGLAIAIIIMNLVSSGLQVIQANLSMQFSNRLQLGLIKEFGRKILNLPLQYYETHRSGEVVSRLKDIQEINFFISQSFVRVLTQSFTAIISLSLMLFYSYKLTFLIIFITLLSATSSLVFLMSLRKKIKDIMGLEGETHGVLIESFKGAITLKTTTAEPQFWEDLQTRFGRLANLEFKIGQIGVTNFNFSEIISSIGGIVLLWFGSILVINKELTIGQLLAFNSMSVNFTVFIKTVVGLLTELVRIRIIIQRIFSVIDYPSETENDAQKEWVTFKNNDIIYCENILYHHAGRLDLFKDFNINIQGGKVTAIIGESGCGKSTLVKLLAGLYELQGGTIRVGAYNLQNLSLECIRKQVILVPQEAQFWSRSIIENFRIGSPHVTFEEIVKACQFAQADNFIDKLPDKYFTILGEFGANLSGGQRQRLAIARAIVNDPPILILDESTSGLDPISEENLLDELLQYRQGKTTILISHRPSVNRRADEIIYLEESQLKLQGNLNKLLQLDGQHLNFLRL
- the tsaD gene encoding tRNA (adenosine(37)-N6)-threonylcarbamoyltransferase complex transferase subunit TsaD; the protein is MATVLAIETSCDETGVAIVKNRKVLSNVVASQIAIHHPYGGVVPEVASRHHLEMVNSVLDQALDTAGLDWSAIDGVAATCAPGLVGALLTGITAAKTLALVQNKPFLGIHHLEGHIYASYLTETTLQPPFLCLLVSGGHTSLIHVKDCGVYHTLGHTVDDAAGEAFDKVARLLNLGYPGGPIIDQLASQGNPKAFTLPEGKISLPNGGYHPYHSSFSGLKTAVLRLVQTLQKENDNPLPVADIAASFQETVAKSLTKRVIACAVDFGLDTIAVGGGVAANSGLRNYLQEAAKLHNLRVLFPPLKYCTDNAAMIACAASDHLNQGHLSPLTLGAQSRMSLEEVMQLYQQ
- a CDS encoding UPF0175 family protein — translated: MRRILKFASRWETYEFLKQEKAYLPYTENDLEQDVQTIRHL
- a CDS encoding Photosystem I reaction center subunit III: MRRLLAAILALGLWMSVVPAASAYNLVPCSESSVFQQRAKTALSSSADPARVKARFERYSQELCGKEDGLPHLIADGSLAHAGDFVIPSILFLYIAGWIGWVGRAYLQYAKKSDSPTEKEIIIDVPVALTYMLSGFLWPLAALKEFTTGEMFAKDDEITVSPR